In Chitinophagaceae bacterium C216, the genomic stretch AAACCTACATAAAATTCACGAAAAATGCCCTGACTAAGGCAGGGCATTCAATACTTTGTGCGACTACGCGGTTAGAGCTTAGAAGCAAGCTCTTTACCAGCTTTAAAGCGAGCCACTTTTTTAGCTTTGATTTTGATAACTGCACCGGTTTGTGGGTTGCGTCCGTTACGTGCAGCTCTTTTAGATACAGAGAAAGTACCAAAACCTACCAGAGTTACTTTATCTCCTTTTTTCAAGGTTTTAGTAACAGCATCAATGAATGAATCTAAGGCAGCATTAGCTTGTGTTTTAGTAATGCCGGCATCTTTAGCAAGCTTTTCAATCAATTCAGACTTGTTCATAATTTAATTTTTAGTGTGTTTACTTTTAAGTACAACAAATTTAGAGGGTTTTATCTCATACTAACAAAATATTTTGTTATAAATCTCCTCAGAAAATTGCTGTCAAAGCTAGACGGAGTAAGGATTTGCGCAAAAGACGGGAGAGGCTAATAGGTTGGTATGAAATGAGCGAATCGGCTGAAATCCGCTACAGACAAGGATTTTGGAAGGAGTTGCTTCAAATACGCTACTGTAGAGGCTTATAGAGGAATATACATTTTTTTTTGAATAAACGAACACTCTCAAAAATCTTATGCACATTCAATTCACAATCTCCATTACAGTGCGAAATGCGATGTATTGATCACCCCATTTGTCCAAGGTTTCCTGTCTTAAGGCATCTGAATATTGTGAAAGATAGCGTCGATAATCCGCTTCAGAGGCGGCAAAATACTGAATAGCATAGGTAGGTCCTTCGCTCTCGTCGATTTCTTTTAGTTTTAAGATGGTTGCTTTTATAAAGCAACCTGTTGCCAACATAGCGGGAATATGATGCTCTCGCATCCACTGTAGCCAAGCTTCGTGAATCTGATGGCTTACTTTGCTGGTAACATTATATACAATACGGGGTTGCATTATACTTTCAGTTTTAAATACACAGGGCAATGATCACTGTGCTTTACATCGGGATAAATTTCAGCATCTTCTACTTTGTTTTTCAAAGCGTCCGTAACTGTAATATAGTCAATACGCCAGCCTTTGTTATTCAGACGTACGCTAGGAAAGCGTTGGCTCCACCAGCTGTAACGGTGCGCTTCATTAGGGTGCACAATGCGAAAGGTGTCGTGAAAGCCATGGCTTAGCAATTTATCCATCCAAGCGCGTTCTTCGGGCAAAAATCCTGAAGAATTTTTATTGCCCTTTGGGTCGTGAATGTCTATTTCTTTGTGTGCGATATTGTAATCGCCACATATAATCAGCTTTTGATGCTTCTTTTTAAGCTCATTGACGTAGTCGAAAAACTCGTCTAGCCATGCGTATTTAAAGCCTTGTCTTACTTCC encodes the following:
- the hupB gene encoding DNA-binding protein HU-beta, producing MNKSELIEKLAKDAGITKTQANAALDSFIDAVTKTLKKGDKVTLVGFGTFSVSKRAARNGRNPQTGAVIKIKAKKVARFKAGKELASKL
- the exoA gene encoding Exodeoxyribonuclease, with translation MFLTDQLTIMRIISYNVNGIRAAIKKGFIDWLQSDPGDIICLQETKAEKSNIDCSVLNEMGYHDYWFSAQKKGYSGVAVFTKIKPDNVVYGTGHQVSDEEGRVIQLDFGDVRLINAYFPSGTSGEVRQGFKYAWLDEFFDYVNELKKKHQKLIICGDYNIAHKEIDIHDPKGNKNSSGFLPEERAWMDKLLSHGFHDTFRIVHPNEAHRYSWWSQRFPSVRLNNKGWRIDYITVTDALKNKVEDAEIYPDVKHSDHCPVYLKLKV